In the genome of Candidatus Microbacterium phytovorans, one region contains:
- a CDS encoding ABC transporter substrate-binding protein, with translation MSKKAVTGIAMLAIAGVALAGCSGGTTPTPSGDSDAVSGEVTFVTWRTDLIQDGTFDEYAKEFTAKYPDASVKFEGITDYEGELTTRLSTQNYGDVLGIPNSVLPDQLGDYFEPLGKTADFEADYRFLAPKSFDGTQYGLALGGNANGIVYNTQVFEAAGITTLPTTESEWITALTAIKDKTDAIPMYTNYKDGWPLSQWSGNLGAVTGDADAVNKMAENTSPWTEGNDIYAIDSLIYETVAAGLTETDPLTTNWEQSKVDFATGKIATMALGSWAISQLQAAAGDNGVDPSTVGYMAFPAKASDGTQYAVVGGDYNLGINVNSKVKAAARAWIDFLIEDSGFTDTQGMVSALLSKDLPDNLAGLSDNGVKLLELNAAPAGKEALFNTIAEKSQIDIWANIYRQKLIDIARGAADGDKQSYFDDLNKRWADTAAQVG, from the coding sequence ATGTCCAAAAAGGCAGTTACCGGGATCGCGATGCTCGCGATCGCCGGCGTTGCACTCGCCGGATGCTCCGGCGGGACGACCCCCACTCCCAGCGGCGATTCGGATGCCGTCTCCGGAGAAGTCACGTTCGTCACCTGGCGCACCGACCTCATCCAGGACGGCACCTTCGATGAGTACGCGAAGGAGTTCACCGCCAAGTACCCCGACGCGAGCGTGAAGTTCGAGGGGATCACCGACTACGAAGGCGAACTGACCACGCGCCTGAGCACGCAGAACTACGGCGACGTGCTCGGCATCCCCAACAGCGTGCTGCCCGACCAGCTGGGCGACTACTTCGAGCCCCTCGGCAAGACCGCCGACTTCGAAGCCGACTACCGCTTCCTCGCTCCCAAGAGCTTCGACGGCACCCAGTACGGCCTGGCGCTCGGCGGCAATGCGAACGGCATCGTCTACAACACGCAGGTGTTCGAGGCGGCGGGCATCACGACGCTCCCGACCACGGAGAGCGAGTGGATCACCGCGCTCACCGCGATCAAGGACAAGACCGACGCGATCCCGATGTACACGAACTACAAGGACGGCTGGCCGCTCAGCCAGTGGTCGGGCAACCTCGGTGCCGTCACCGGAGACGCGGATGCCGTCAACAAGATGGCCGAGAACACGTCGCCGTGGACCGAGGGCAACGACATCTACGCGATCGACTCGCTCATCTACGAGACCGTCGCCGCCGGGCTCACCGAGACCGACCCGCTGACGACGAACTGGGAGCAGTCGAAGGTCGACTTCGCCACCGGCAAGATCGCCACCATGGCGCTCGGATCGTGGGCCATCTCGCAGCTCCAGGCCGCCGCCGGCGACAACGGCGTCGACCCGTCGACCGTGGGCTACATGGCGTTCCCCGCCAAGGCATCCGACGGCACGCAGTACGCCGTGGTCGGCGGTGACTACAACCTCGGAATCAACGTGAACTCCAAGGTCAAGGCCGCCGCTCGTGCGTGGATCGACTTCCTGATCGAGGACTCGGGCTTCACCGACACGCAGGGCATGGTCTCGGCCCTGCTGAGCAAGGACCTCCCGGACAACCTCGCGGGCCTCAGCGACAACGGCGTGAAGCTCCTCGAGCTCAACGCGGCCCCCGCCGGCAAGGAAGCGCTCTTCAACACGATCGCCGAGAAGTCGCAGATCGACATCTGGGCGAACATCTACCGGCAGAAGCTCATCGACATCGCTCGTGGCGCCGCCGACGGCGACAAGCAGTCGTACTTCGACGACCTCAACAAGCGCTGGGCCGACACCGCGGCACAGGTCGGCTGA
- a CDS encoding LacI family DNA-binding transcriptional regulator, producing the protein MTVQSRATVEDVARLAGVSAKTVSRVFAQRELVAPDTVDRVLAAAKRLRFRPNTLARGLRRGGGTNVVGFIMGELSNPFYYKVASGIEKELAAHGYSLVVATTDDTAEGEERVADTLLSQRIGALLLIPVGDDQSYLEGERQLGTPVITIDRPARNLAADAVVLDNRTAVREATARLLARGHTRIAYACNPASVYTQLERLAGYREAMHAAGIADTEPWEVRRDDLDLVPADLIRELMGREDPPTAIIAGNNRMTIGVLRALSGTPHADEVALVGFDDFDTADVMGVSVISYEPEELGRRAAKLALARMADPTGFIRQETLPTWIIERGTGERLPGRVS; encoded by the coding sequence ATGACCGTTCAATCGAGGGCCACGGTGGAAGACGTCGCGCGGCTGGCCGGCGTCAGTGCGAAGACCGTGTCACGGGTCTTCGCACAGCGCGAGCTGGTGGCGCCCGACACGGTCGACCGGGTGCTCGCCGCGGCGAAGCGGCTCCGATTCCGGCCGAACACGCTCGCGCGGGGCCTGCGTCGGGGCGGCGGCACGAACGTCGTCGGCTTCATCATGGGCGAGCTGAGCAACCCGTTCTACTACAAGGTGGCGTCCGGCATCGAGAAGGAGCTCGCCGCCCACGGCTACAGCCTCGTCGTCGCCACGACCGACGACACCGCCGAGGGGGAGGAACGGGTCGCCGACACGCTCCTGTCGCAGCGGATCGGCGCTCTCCTGCTCATCCCCGTCGGCGACGACCAGTCCTACCTGGAGGGCGAGCGGCAGCTGGGTACGCCCGTCATCACCATCGACCGCCCGGCTCGAAACCTCGCCGCCGATGCCGTCGTGCTCGACAACCGCACCGCAGTTCGGGAAGCGACCGCGCGACTGCTCGCCCGCGGCCACACGAGGATCGCCTACGCGTGCAATCCGGCGTCGGTCTACACGCAGCTCGAGCGCCTGGCGGGCTACCGCGAAGCGATGCACGCGGCCGGCATCGCCGATACCGAGCCGTGGGAGGTGCGCCGCGACGACCTCGATCTCGTCCCCGCCGATCTGATCCGCGAGCTGATGGGCCGCGAAGACCCGCCCACCGCGATCATCGCGGGGAACAACCGCATGACCATCGGCGTCCTCAGGGCTCTCTCCGGCACGCCTCACGCCGACGAGGTGGCGCTCGTCGGATTCGACGACTTCGACACCGCCGATGTGATGGGCGTCAGCGTCATCTCCTACGAACCGGAGGAGCTCGGCCGTCGCGCGGCGAAGCTCGCGCTGGCGCGCATGGCCGACCCGACCGGCTTCATCCGCCAGGAGACCCTGCCCACGTGGATCATCGAGCGGGGCACCGGCGAGCGTCTCCCGGGAAGAGTCTCCTAG
- a CDS encoding acetylxylan esterase, translating into MPRFDLPLPELKDYRPEVREPADFDAFWTSTLDESRAVAQPPQLGKVDTPFATLDVYDVTFSGYAGDAVKGWLTVPRSADGPLPAVVEFNGYNGGRGIPVERIGWASAGYAHFLMDTRGQGSTWGSGGATPDPHPTGPSVPGFMTRGIEDPESYYYRRVYTDAALAIDAVRTMSQVDAEKVSVVGGSQGGGIAIAAAGLSSGLVAAMPDVPFLCHFERAVGLTDTDPYQEIVRYLSVYRGAEERVFDTLSYFDGVNHAARATAPGLFSVGLLDPICPPSTVYAAFNRYGASDKAIEVYAHNQHEGGQSYQWVAQTAFLASRL; encoded by the coding sequence GTGCCCCGTTTCGACCTCCCGTTGCCCGAGCTGAAGGACTACCGGCCCGAGGTGCGTGAGCCCGCCGACTTCGACGCCTTCTGGACGTCGACGCTCGACGAGTCCCGCGCGGTGGCGCAGCCGCCGCAGCTCGGGAAGGTCGATACCCCGTTCGCCACGCTCGACGTGTACGACGTCACGTTCTCGGGCTATGCCGGGGATGCCGTCAAGGGTTGGCTGACCGTTCCCCGCTCGGCCGACGGGCCGCTGCCCGCCGTGGTCGAGTTCAACGGCTACAACGGCGGCCGCGGCATCCCTGTCGAGCGCATCGGATGGGCATCGGCGGGGTACGCGCACTTCCTGATGGACACCCGCGGCCAGGGGTCGACCTGGGGTTCCGGCGGCGCCACGCCCGATCCGCACCCCACGGGCCCCTCCGTTCCCGGTTTCATGACGCGCGGCATCGAAGACCCGGAGAGCTACTACTACCGCCGGGTCTACACGGATGCCGCACTCGCGATCGACGCCGTCCGCACGATGAGTCAGGTGGATGCCGAAAAGGTGAGCGTCGTCGGCGGCAGTCAGGGCGGCGGCATCGCCATCGCCGCCGCCGGGCTCTCCTCGGGCCTGGTCGCCGCCATGCCCGACGTGCCGTTCCTCTGCCACTTCGAGCGGGCCGTCGGACTGACCGACACCGATCCGTACCAGGAGATCGTGCGCTACCTGTCGGTGTATCGCGGCGCCGAGGAGCGCGTCTTCGACACCCTCTCGTACTTCGACGGCGTGAACCACGCGGCCCGCGCCACCGCGCCCGGCCTGTTCTCGGTCGGCCTGCTCGACCCGATCTGCCCGCCGTCGACCGTCTACGCCGCCTTCAACCGGTACGGCGCGTCAGACAAGGCGATCGAGGTATATGCCCACAACCAGCACGAGGGCGGGCAGTCGTACCAATGGGTGGCGCAGACCGCGTTCCTCGCGTCGAGGCTCTAG
- a CDS encoding helix-turn-helix domain-containing protein, whose product MTKRTVPLRPHVQDGLTVWGQLIRQGRIDRGWTVGDLAARADVSERTVLSAEAGRRGTAVGTMIDLADLVGVPIFGIEDESELAIRRQRGEEMLALLPRRVRRPKVESVDDDF is encoded by the coding sequence ATGACGAAGAGGACCGTGCCGTTGCGGCCGCACGTCCAGGATGGATTGACCGTTTGGGGTCAACTCATTCGGCAGGGGCGCATTGATCGGGGATGGACGGTGGGTGACCTTGCCGCGCGCGCCGACGTATCCGAGCGCACGGTGCTGTCTGCGGAAGCCGGCCGCCGTGGCACGGCTGTGGGGACCATGATCGACTTGGCCGATCTGGTCGGGGTGCCGATCTTCGGAATCGAAGACGAATCGGAGCTCGCCATCCGACGCCAACGCGGCGAGGAGATGCTCGCCCTCCTGCCCCGCCGAGTACGACGGCCAAAGGTCGAGAGCGTAGACGATGACTTCTGA
- a CDS encoding HipA domain-containing protein, with the protein MTSDEAYVWTWLPGQTEPVVAGRVDRVGSRYTFVYGLRYRALSDAISLYGPELPLRPGVREPAEGLAIAGVLRDGSPDRWGRGVIERRRGVPPNSLSEIDYMLESSSQRFGALDFQRSREHYEPRDDAATLDDLHRAARILEEGRALTPDLDAALLHGTSLGGARPKASLTDEDGTQWLAKFSSSDDRLFSAVNAEAAMLELARRAGMNVPDSKITSSLGKDVLLVRRFDRGPDGSRRHVVSGLTMAMTDEMVARYVSYPQILDVLRRHGKDPRYPGPELFRRIAFNIAISNNDDHARNHAAFWDGMHLELTPAYDLSPGQRSGDTFTQAMAYGRGDRGAKVSNFAALLAESETYGVRAKEGREIIDRLTSSIDENWDAAADVARLSAADKKRLRGMQILPRAAFFEYDSAPL; encoded by the coding sequence ATGACTTCTGATGAGGCGTACGTCTGGACCTGGCTCCCGGGCCAGACCGAGCCGGTGGTCGCGGGCCGCGTCGACCGTGTGGGTTCGCGCTACACGTTCGTCTACGGTCTGCGCTACCGCGCCCTTTCCGACGCCATCAGCCTGTACGGTCCGGAGCTTCCCCTGCGACCCGGTGTGCGAGAGCCCGCCGAAGGGCTCGCCATTGCGGGAGTCCTCCGAGACGGCAGTCCAGATAGATGGGGCCGCGGCGTCATCGAGCGTCGACGGGGTGTTCCCCCCAACTCCCTTTCCGAGATCGACTACATGCTCGAGTCGAGTTCCCAGCGGTTCGGGGCACTCGATTTCCAGCGCAGCCGAGAGCATTACGAGCCCCGCGACGACGCCGCCACCCTCGATGACCTCCACCGCGCGGCGCGGATCCTGGAGGAGGGGCGCGCTCTGACCCCCGATCTGGACGCCGCACTCCTGCACGGCACGAGCTTGGGGGGCGCGCGGCCGAAGGCATCCCTCACCGACGAGGACGGCACGCAATGGCTGGCGAAATTCTCCTCCTCCGACGACCGACTCTTCTCGGCGGTCAACGCGGAAGCGGCCATGTTGGAGTTGGCGCGACGAGCGGGCATGAACGTCCCCGACTCCAAGATCACCTCGTCCCTCGGCAAGGACGTTCTGCTGGTGAGGCGATTCGACCGCGGTCCGGACGGCAGTCGGCGCCACGTCGTGTCCGGCCTCACGATGGCGATGACGGACGAGATGGTCGCGCGGTACGTCTCCTATCCGCAGATCCTCGACGTGCTGAGACGCCACGGAAAGGACCCGCGGTATCCCGGTCCTGAACTGTTCCGGCGTATCGCCTTCAACATCGCGATCAGCAACAACGACGACCACGCCCGCAATCATGCTGCGTTCTGGGACGGCATGCACCTCGAGTTGACGCCGGCCTATGACCTCTCGCCCGGCCAGCGGTCGGGCGACACGTTCACGCAGGCGATGGCGTACGGGCGCGGCGACCGCGGGGCGAAAGTGTCGAACTTCGCGGCGCTGTTGGCAGAGTCGGAGACCTATGGCGTCCGTGCGAAGGAGGGTCGAGAGATCATTGATCGACTCACGTCGTCGATCGACGAGAACTGGGATGCCGCCGCCGACGTCGCACGGTTGAGTGCGGCCGACAAGAAGCGGCTTCGGGGGATGCAGATCCTCCCTCGTGCCGCCTTCTTCGAGTACGACTCGGCGCCGCTGTAA
- a CDS encoding aldo/keto reductase gives MKYRTLGPFTVSAIGLGAMPVSMNSDNRFPSHEDAVATVRAALDAGVTLIDTADIYAPSWDQMGHNERIVADALAGWGGDRSSIVVATKGGITRSEEKDFGRDGSLTYLRSAVEKSLRNLRVDVIDLYQYHRPDRWMVYGEIMQNLKTLQDEGKVRTIGISNASVEEIAIAQEVLGEGNLTSVQNEFSPRHPGSYDELTYCADRGIAFLPWSPLGGTGGGGRSVGERFAAFAEIGESHGVSPQQVVLAWELSLGDTVIPIPGARRAESITDSAKAADLELSADELARCSAAVGIEV, from the coding sequence ATGAAGTACCGCACGCTCGGACCGTTCACCGTCTCGGCCATCGGCCTCGGCGCCATGCCCGTGTCGATGAACAGCGACAACCGCTTCCCGTCGCACGAGGATGCCGTGGCCACCGTCCGCGCCGCGCTGGATGCCGGTGTGACGCTCATCGATACCGCCGACATCTATGCGCCCAGCTGGGACCAGATGGGGCACAACGAGCGGATCGTCGCCGACGCTCTCGCCGGCTGGGGCGGCGACCGTTCCTCGATCGTCGTCGCGACGAAGGGCGGCATCACCCGCAGCGAAGAGAAGGACTTCGGCCGCGACGGCTCGCTCACCTACCTGCGCAGTGCGGTGGAGAAGTCGCTGCGGAACCTCCGGGTCGACGTCATCGACCTGTACCAGTACCACCGGCCGGACCGGTGGATGGTCTACGGCGAGATCATGCAGAACCTCAAGACCCTTCAAGACGAGGGCAAGGTGCGCACCATCGGGATCTCCAACGCGAGCGTCGAGGAGATCGCGATCGCCCAGGAGGTGCTGGGCGAGGGGAACCTGACGAGCGTGCAGAACGAGTTCTCCCCTCGGCATCCGGGAAGCTACGACGAACTGACGTACTGCGCCGACCGCGGGATCGCGTTCCTGCCGTGGAGTCCGCTCGGCGGCACCGGCGGCGGCGGACGTTCCGTCGGCGAACGGTTCGCGGCGTTCGCCGAGATCGGCGAGTCCCACGGCGTCAGCCCGCAGCAGGTCGTGCTCGCGTGGGAGCTCTCACTCGGAGACACCGTCATCCCGATCCCCGGCGCACGCCGAGCCGAGTCGATCACCGACTCCGCGAAGGCCGCCGACCTCGAGCTGTCGGCCGACGAGCTGGCCCGCTGCTCCGCCGCCGTCGGCATCGAAGTCTGA
- a CDS encoding putative Ig domain-containing protein, giving the protein MPTAAVLLRVSAALAALALAAALTPSPPAAAAPDYDDVDGVYFTTLDDRPTRLALSSDGSRLYGGSNQIDGPGVLTVMDAASGALIAQKTFSSGVGDVEVSPDGRRVYFTHGGSEFLGDCYVTEVDAKTLKVVRDLHLGQRCRYLTISRTGKTLFVSDHEDVLFVDVATGTVRNTVYVPGYPEDLALTADGSKLYVADPQASMVNLISVTSKTHWGGTLLPTVSSDPDWLDTLHVSPDGEMLYAVSDRAIYTVPLAGPVDVERFPAANHHSTALSRDGKRLYLSGTNLKVFDTESHTFSVQPTDWGGSASALIESVDGRRLHLSALGYIITLGATRSLVYPDSSMNVVAGKSFRSTTPTYRYGSDDAHYRVSPALPSGLRLNSSTGVISGTPPRAQATQRYTVYTDYLLSNTDERKRVKASVTIRVVTQAPTAKIALTKTSQKYATTKPAKLAAVVSPEIPGTFRVYDGSTKIASVSTKTGRILWTLPRTLKVGTHTVKVVFVPANRDMYRLATSSTRTLTVTR; this is encoded by the coding sequence ATGCCGACCGCCGCTGTTCTCCTCCGCGTCTCCGCGGCTCTCGCCGCTCTCGCCCTCGCGGCGGCGCTCACGCCGTCGCCCCCGGCGGCCGCGGCCCCGGACTATGACGACGTCGACGGCGTCTACTTCACGACGCTCGACGACCGGCCGACGCGCCTCGCCCTCTCGTCCGACGGATCCCGACTCTATGGCGGCTCGAACCAGATCGATGGGCCTGGCGTCCTGACGGTCATGGACGCGGCATCGGGCGCCCTCATCGCTCAGAAGACATTCTCGAGCGGCGTCGGTGACGTCGAAGTGTCGCCCGACGGCCGCCGCGTGTACTTCACCCATGGGGGGTCGGAGTTCCTGGGCGACTGCTACGTCACCGAGGTGGACGCGAAGACGCTGAAGGTTGTCCGCGACCTCCACCTCGGTCAACGGTGCAGGTATCTCACCATCTCGCGAACGGGGAAGACGCTGTTCGTATCGGACCACGAGGACGTCCTCTTCGTCGACGTCGCAACGGGCACCGTCCGCAACACGGTCTACGTTCCCGGGTATCCCGAAGACCTCGCCCTCACCGCCGACGGATCCAAGCTGTACGTCGCTGACCCGCAGGCGAGCATGGTCAACCTCATCAGCGTCACGTCGAAGACCCACTGGGGAGGCACTCTCCTGCCCACCGTGAGTTCCGACCCCGACTGGCTCGACACATTGCACGTCTCGCCCGACGGGGAGATGCTCTACGCCGTGAGCGACCGGGCGATCTATACGGTGCCGCTAGCCGGACCGGTTGATGTCGAGCGTTTTCCGGCTGCAAACCACCACAGCACGGCACTCTCTCGTGACGGCAAGAGGCTCTACCTGTCCGGCACCAATCTGAAGGTGTTCGACACGGAGTCGCACACATTCTCCGTCCAACCTACGGATTGGGGCGGCTCGGCATCCGCCCTCATCGAGTCTGTGGACGGGCGCCGCCTTCACCTCTCTGCCCTCGGATACATCATCACGCTCGGTGCCACGCGCAGCCTTGTCTACCCCGACAGCTCGATGAACGTTGTCGCCGGCAAGAGCTTCCGATCGACCACTCCCACGTACCGATACGGGTCCGATGACGCGCACTACCGCGTCTCGCCCGCACTGCCGTCAGGTCTTCGCCTCAACTCGTCGACCGGCGTCATCAGCGGAACGCCCCCCCGTGCGCAAGCCACGCAGCGCTACACGGTCTACACCGACTACCTCCTGAGCAACACCGACGAGCGCAAGCGCGTGAAGGCGAGCGTGACGATCCGCGTCGTGACCCAGGCTCCGACCGCCAAGATCGCGCTCACGAAGACGTCACAGAAGTACGCGACGACAAAGCCCGCCAAACTCGCTGCGGTCGTCTCGCCCGAGATCCCCGGAACGTTCCGCGTCTACGATGGCTCGACGAAGATCGCGAGCGTATCGACCAAAACCGGACGCATCCTCTGGACTCTTCCTCGCACGCTTAAGGTCGGAACGCACACAGTCAAGGTCGTCTTCGTGCCCGCCAACCGCGACATGTATCGCCTCGCCACCTCCTCGACCCGCACGCTCACTGTCACTCGCTGA
- a CDS encoding RHS repeat-associated core domain-containing protein — protein MSATRWYSFAGKLVAHRTGNGLSGVSSVVTDPQGSVVGTVHNTDWASGVVWKRPDPFGGARSSTSVTSAGRGFLGAVHDSNALVLLGARYFDPAAGVFVSVDPLLDPGNPAQFNAYVYAGNNPVTWSDPSGLAWTGPVADGGDHRYVAKDKTSSRAGVGNPRTPSDSERTCSRGRVPVCASKATAAQTVTVAHLVLSVVGLFHEAGDIADGALSLAEGDLVGAGVSAGAAAPLAGIAAGFSKIGKYWDKLFGARRGAEAAESLSGTQRLTLEDALRPDKLDHVFHPKHNFGPLIEKYGSKEAALEQIVRSMDGSLPTSGKFEITRQIGDQTVIIRGAVVDGIPRIGTAFTP, from the coding sequence GTGTCGGCGACGCGGTGGTATTCGTTCGCGGGGAAGCTAGTTGCCCATCGCACCGGGAATGGCCTGTCGGGTGTGTCGAGTGTGGTGACCGATCCGCAGGGCAGTGTGGTGGGGACGGTGCACAACACGGATTGGGCGTCGGGGGTGGTGTGGAAGCGTCCGGACCCGTTCGGGGGTGCGCGGTCGTCGACGTCGGTGACGTCTGCGGGGCGTGGGTTCTTGGGGGCGGTGCACGACAGTAACGCGTTGGTGTTGTTGGGTGCGCGGTACTTCGATCCGGCGGCGGGGGTGTTCGTGTCGGTCGATCCGTTGCTCGATCCGGGGAACCCGGCGCAGTTCAACGCGTATGTGTATGCGGGGAACAACCCGGTGACCTGGTCTGACCCGTCGGGGCTGGCGTGGACGGGTCCGGTGGCCGACGGTGGGGACCACCGGTATGTCGCGAAAGACAAGACGTCGAGCAGAGCTGGAGTCGGCAACCCTCGCACGCCCTCGGATTCGGAGAGAACATGTAGCCGCGGTCGTGTGCCGGTGTGTGCGTCGAAGGCGACCGCCGCTCAGACGGTCACGGTCGCACATCTGGTGCTGTCGGTCGTCGGTCTCTTTCACGAGGCCGGGGACATAGCAGACGGTGCCCTAAGTTTGGCCGAGGGTGACCTCGTAGGCGCAGGAGTCAGCGCAGGCGCAGCCGCACCCCTCGCGGGAATCGCAGCGGGGTTCAGCAAGATCGGGAAGTACTGGGACAAACTATTCGGAGCGCGGAGGGGCGCCGAAGCGGCCGAATCTCTATCGGGCACCCAAAGACTCACGCTCGAAGATGCCTTACGCCCGGACAAACTCGATCACGTGTTCCATCCAAAGCACAACTTCGGTCCATTAATCGAAAAGTATGGAAGCAAGGAAGCCGCGCTGGAGCAGATCGTCCGCAGCATGGATGGGTCACTCCCGACGTCGGGAAAGTTCGAGATCACAAGGCAGATCGGTGATCAGACGGTCATCATTCGAGGTGCAGTCGTTGACGGTATTCCGCGCATCGGCACCGCTTTCACGCCATAA
- a CDS encoding ATP-binding cassette domain-containing protein → MLDAHVARFAYRRGEARLYDVTVSLDRGRTVLLGPNGAGKSTLLKALAGVVGFEGALAVDGNSVPTGRRRSAAFRRLVGWLPQDVAAFPGLSAREHVAYVGWLKGMPMSQAVPEARRALDTVGLGARAGDLASTLSGGQTRRLGIAGVLVHDPTYLLLDEPTAGLDPRERERLVGILRRIEEERAVLVSTHDTDALIEPDTGIHVLTGGITRFSGSYAAFVAGHPGAAPADRVRHAYAALVPEE, encoded by the coding sequence GTGCTCGACGCGCACGTTGCCAGGTTCGCCTACCGACGGGGTGAGGCGCGCCTTTACGACGTCACCGTGTCCCTCGATCGCGGCCGGACGGTGCTGCTCGGACCGAACGGCGCAGGCAAGAGCACGCTTTTGAAAGCCCTGGCAGGAGTCGTCGGGTTTGAGGGTGCGCTCGCCGTGGACGGGAACTCGGTTCCGACCGGCCGGCGCCGATCCGCCGCTTTCCGCCGACTCGTGGGATGGCTGCCGCAAGATGTGGCCGCTTTCCCCGGACTGAGCGCGCGAGAGCACGTCGCTTACGTCGGTTGGTTGAAAGGGATGCCGATGAGCCAGGCGGTGCCGGAGGCGCGCCGCGCACTCGACACCGTAGGCCTGGGCGCCCGGGCCGGCGACCTCGCGAGCACGCTCTCGGGCGGGCAGACCCGCCGGCTGGGTATCGCCGGCGTGCTCGTTCACGACCCGACCTACCTGCTGCTCGACGAGCCCACGGCGGGACTCGATCCTCGCGAACGGGAGCGGCTCGTCGGCATCCTTCGCCGCATCGAAGAAGAGCGGGCGGTACTCGTATCGACGCACGACACCGACGCGCTCATCGAACCCGACACCGGCATCCACGTGCTCACGGGCGGGATCACGAGGTTCTCGGGATCGTACGCCGCGTTCGTCGCCGGCCATCCGGGTGCCGCTCCGGCGGACCGTGTGCGACATGCCTACGCCGCCCTCGTCCCGGAGGAGTGA
- a CDS encoding GntR family transcriptional regulator: MTEPLPPLAISSGAILSDEVYTTIGAAILEGRLRPGERLRDVDLAAQLGISRTPVREALQRLERFGLVEVAVGRYTRVSEPDDRLRADTAAVTVSFLGSALRLSLAVCSDDELDGILDAADHVIAAAHAGDRLRLFDASVTMFEGVTRATANSVFIGIMRETALSIQRNLRGWDPFLDAPLSHPEEYTTLRDRIAARDGAGAELTLRRLHHMA, from the coding sequence ATGACTGAGCCGCTGCCACCCCTCGCGATCTCGAGCGGCGCGATCCTCAGCGACGAGGTCTACACGACCATCGGCGCCGCCATTCTCGAGGGTCGTCTGCGACCGGGCGAACGGCTCCGCGACGTGGATCTGGCGGCGCAGCTCGGCATCTCCCGCACCCCGGTGCGCGAGGCGTTGCAGCGGCTCGAACGGTTCGGTCTGGTCGAAGTGGCCGTCGGCCGCTACACGCGCGTGTCCGAACCCGACGATCGCCTGCGCGCCGACACGGCCGCCGTGACCGTCTCCTTCCTCGGCAGCGCGCTGCGGCTGTCGCTGGCCGTCTGCAGCGACGACGAGCTCGACGGCATCCTCGACGCCGCCGACCACGTGATCGCCGCGGCGCACGCCGGCGACCGGCTGCGGCTGTTCGACGCGTCGGTGACCATGTTCGAGGGCGTCACCCGGGCCACGGCCAACTCCGTCTTCATCGGGATCATGCGCGAGACGGCCCTCTCCATCCAGCGGAACCTCCGCGGCTGGGACCCCTTCCTCGACGCGCCGCTGTCGCATCCGGAGGAGTACACGACGCTGCGTGACCGCATCGCCGCACGCGACGGAGCCGGCGCCGAACTGACGCTCCGCCGCCTGCACCACATGGCCTGA
- a CDS encoding cold-shock protein, whose product MSSSGTVKWFNSEKGFGFIAPDEGGADVFAHYTAIEASGYRSLEENQRVEFEIAQGPKGLQAENIRPI is encoded by the coding sequence ATGAGCAGCAGCGGTACCGTCAAGTGGTTCAACTCGGAGAAGGGCTTCGGTTTCATCGCCCCCGACGAGGGTGGCGCTGACGTCTTCGCCCACTACACGGCGATCGAAGCGAGCGGCTACCGCTCGCTCGAGGAGAACCAGCGCGTCGAGTTCGAGATCGCGCAGGGCCCCAAGGGTCTGCAGGCGGAGAACATCCGCCCCATCTGA